The stretch of DNA GCGGGGCGGCTGCGGTGAGTTTCCCTCCGTCCGCTCGCCCTGAGCTTGTCGAAGGGCCGCCGTTTTCTTCGTGCGGCCCGCGTGAGACAAGAAAGGCAGTGCTTCGACAAGCTCAGCACGAACGGAGTTTGATGTGAGTACAGAAGCTTTCCGCCAACTCGGCACGCCGACCCCCGGCGGCATCGTCTGCACCGCTGACCACGCCTCGAATCACGTCCCCGCAGACATCGACCTCGGCATCCCCGATCGCCTGCTGCAAGAACACATCGCCCTCGATATCGGCACCGAAGCCATCGCCGAACTCCTCGCGCGGGAACACGGCATCCCCGCCCACATCGCCGCCGTCAGCCGCCTCGTGTGCGACTTCAATCGCGAGGAGACTGCCCCCGGCCTTGTCCCCGAGACCAGCGACGGCCATCCGATCCCCGGCAATGTCGGCGCGGACAGGGAAGGGCGCCTCGACCGCTTCCACCGCCCCTATCACACCGATCTCGCCGAATGGCTGGCCACCAGCGAACCGGCGCTGATCCTCTCGCTCCATAGCTTCACCCCGCACCTCGCCAGCCGTGACGAGCCGCGTCCGTGGCAGGTGGGCGTGCTCTACAATGCCGATGACCGCGCCGCCCGGATCGCCATCCCGCTGCTCGAAGCCGAGGGGCTGAATGTCGGCGACAACCTCCCCTATTCGGGGCGCGATCTCAATTACACGATGAACCGCCATGCCGAGACGCACAGCCGGCCCTATCTCGGCATCGAGCTTCGGCAGGATCTCACCCGAACCCGCGCAGACCACACGCGCTGGGCCGCGCTCTTGGCAAAAATTGCGCAGAGGGTTGCGTCGGCGCTCGCCTGAAGGCAGGGGGCGTTACGCAAAACGCCTTCACCGAGAAATCTTATGTCGCAAAAGTTTGACAAGTCGAAGCTCCCCAGCCGCCACGTTTCGGTCGGGCCGGAGCGCGCGCCGCACCGTTCCTACTACTACGCGATGGGCATGACCGAGGAGGAAATTGCCGCGCCTTTCGTGGGCGTGGTCAGCGCGGGCAATGATTCCGCGCCGTGCAACACCACCCTCAACGCGCAGGCCGATGTCTGCCGCGATGGCGTGATCGCAGGCGGCGGCACCCCGCGCCGGTTCAACACCATCACCGTGACCGATGGCATCGCGATGGGCCATCAGGGCATGAAGAGCTCGCTGATCAGCCGCGAGGTGATCGCGGATTCGATCGAACTTTCGATGCGCGGCCATTGCTATGATGCGCTGGTGGGCTTCGCAGGCTGCGACAAGAGCCTTCCCGGCATAATGATGGCGATGCTGCGGCTGAACGTGCCGTCGATCTTCGTTTATGGCGGCTCGATCCTGCCCGGCACCTATGGCGGCAAGGACGTGACCGTGAAGGACGTGTTCGAGGCGGTGGGGCAATACGCCGCCGGGAACTGCCCGCTCAAGGATCTGATCGCGCTTGAAAAGGTCGCTTGCCCCGGTCACGGCGCGTGCGGCGGGCAATATACCGCCAACACGATGGCCTGCGTGGGCGAGGCGATCGGGCTGTCGCTGCCCAACAGCAACATGGTTCCCGCGCCCTACCAGAACCGCGCCGAGATCGCGACCGCAGCAGGCAAGCAGGTGATGGAGTTGCTCGCCCGGAACCT from Porphyrobacter sp. YT40 encodes:
- a CDS encoding N-formylglutamate amidohydrolase — its product is MSTEAFRQLGTPTPGGIVCTADHASNHVPADIDLGIPDRLLQEHIALDIGTEAIAELLAREHGIPAHIAAVSRLVCDFNREETAPGLVPETSDGHPIPGNVGADREGRLDRFHRPYHTDLAEWLATSEPALILSLHSFTPHLASRDEPRPWQVGVLYNADDRAARIAIPLLEAEGLNVGDNLPYSGRDLNYTMNRHAETHSRPYLGIELRQDLTRTRADHTRWAALLAKIAQRVASALA